In Paraburkholderia terrae, the following proteins share a genomic window:
- a CDS encoding limonene-1,2-epoxide hydrolase family protein, whose protein sequence is MSPMQTILDFIDAWNDNDMDRVHEFMAEDIFYHNVPMEPIVGRTAAREFADAFGVGSKMKADWQLVSIAENGEHVLTERIDSFTNPEGKKISVPLMGSFRVRNGLITEWRDYFDLPTFERQLAAL, encoded by the coding sequence ATGAGTCCGATGCAAACTATCCTCGATTTTATCGATGCGTGGAACGATAACGATATGGATCGTGTTCACGAATTTATGGCAGAAGATATCTTTTACCACAACGTCCCGATGGAGCCGATCGTAGGACGAACTGCAGCGCGCGAGTTTGCCGATGCCTTCGGCGTTGGCTCAAAAATGAAAGCCGACTGGCAGTTGGTGAGCATCGCAGAGAACGGAGAGCATGTTCTCACGGAGCGAATCGATTCGTTCACAAATCCGGAAGGGAAAAAGATTTCCGTGCCATTAATGGGATCGTTCCGCGTGCGAAATGGGCTCATTACTGAGTGGCGAGATTACTTTGACTTGCCGACCTTCGAGCGCCAACTTGCAGCACTCTGA
- a CDS encoding SDR family NAD(P)-dependent oxidoreductase, translated as MPDRLKGKVAVVTGIASGIGSGIALAFAAEGAQVVGVDLNVAGAQAVAAKARERGLDISVEAPVNLLNESECRELMEGTARRYGGLDVLVNAAAVVEFAWIHEMTLAQWRKTIAGELDIVFLPCQAAWPHLLKRGQGAIINFASVAAHQATEALPAVAHAAGKGGIRAMTKQLAMEGASNRIRANSISPGLIVSDATRAAFEQNPGFKKVIEDKIMLDRLGQPEDIAWAAVYLASDEASWVTGSDFIIDGGMTSW; from the coding sequence ATGCCAGATCGATTGAAAGGAAAAGTCGCCGTTGTCACCGGCATAGCGAGCGGGATCGGGAGCGGCATTGCGTTAGCATTTGCTGCGGAAGGTGCGCAAGTCGTAGGCGTTGATCTAAACGTGGCTGGGGCACAAGCAGTCGCAGCCAAGGCTCGGGAACGCGGGCTTGACATCAGCGTTGAGGCCCCGGTGAATTTGCTGAATGAAAGCGAATGTCGTGAGCTTATGGAAGGAACAGCCAGGCGCTACGGAGGGCTGGACGTATTGGTCAACGCCGCTGCCGTGGTCGAATTTGCATGGATTCACGAGATGACTTTGGCGCAGTGGCGAAAGACAATCGCGGGTGAACTCGACATTGTTTTCCTTCCATGTCAGGCAGCGTGGCCGCACCTGTTGAAGCGCGGTCAAGGGGCGATTATCAATTTCGCATCGGTAGCGGCTCATCAAGCGACGGAGGCATTGCCTGCTGTTGCCCACGCTGCGGGAAAAGGTGGAATCAGAGCGATGACCAAGCAGCTTGCAATGGAAGGCGCGAGCAACCGGATCCGGGCCAACTCCATATCCCCGGGGCTTATTGTGAGTGACGCGACACGCGCCGCATTTGAACAGAATCCGGGGTTTAAGAAGGTGATCGAAGACAAGATCATGTTAGATCGGCTGGGCCAACCGGAAGATATTGCATGGGCCGCCGTGTATCTCGCTTCGGACGAGGCGTCGTGGGTGACTGGTTCAGACTTCATCATCGACGGCGGAATGACTTCCTGGTAA
- a CDS encoding sugar phosphate isomerase/epimerase family protein, whose amino-acid sequence MSSRWNLKYTSHLGYLHPDDPLFRESVSSSDPWDHVEFAAHKGLAGVLFPWAVERSKHDVSRFKAALQHFGLRSSCIVYAPLDAVMIPSWTKPDGWDEIESHLARTVPLAVDIGAPMLAVLLKQNEGESRLAQENAAVENLRRAGDRAAAAGLVIGIEHMVALPGMLLTNTEQAVALLDRVGHSAVKLIFDTGHVFEMGDDVNVAYRRALHHIGLIQFADMPGRVEPGAGTIDFESLLKQIQQYGDPEQLIDLEHGWTERSAHIENEGLLKMQALDATLYLREDRT is encoded by the coding sequence ATGAGCAGCCGATGGAACCTGAAATACACTTCACATCTTGGCTATCTGCATCCCGATGACCCCCTGTTTCGCGAAAGTGTATCCAGTTCGGATCCGTGGGATCACGTGGAATTCGCTGCACATAAGGGATTGGCCGGGGTGCTCTTCCCATGGGCCGTGGAGCGCTCCAAACATGATGTATCACGGTTTAAGGCCGCACTGCAGCACTTCGGGCTCCGCTCGAGTTGCATTGTCTATGCTCCGCTCGACGCGGTAATGATCCCATCATGGACAAAGCCGGACGGATGGGACGAAATTGAATCGCATCTCGCTCGCACTGTCCCCCTGGCTGTCGATATTGGTGCACCGATGCTTGCGGTTTTACTCAAGCAAAACGAAGGCGAGAGCCGCCTGGCGCAGGAAAACGCTGCTGTTGAAAACCTCCGCCGAGCCGGAGACCGCGCCGCCGCTGCAGGACTCGTTATCGGGATCGAACATATGGTCGCCCTACCCGGTATGCTCCTCACGAATACAGAACAGGCCGTAGCACTACTCGATCGTGTGGGGCATTCTGCCGTAAAACTCATATTTGACACAGGGCACGTCTTCGAGATGGGTGATGACGTCAATGTTGCATATCGCCGTGCACTTCATCACATTGGGCTCATCCAGTTTGCTGACATGCCGGGACGGGTTGAGCCTGGGGCCGGCACAATCGACTTTGAATCGCTATTGAAACAAATCCAGCAATATGGCGACCCGGAACAGCTTATTGACCTCGAACATGGTTGGACTGAGCGGTCCGCTCACATCGAAAACGAAGGGCTTCTCAAGATGCAAGCGCTCGATGCCACGTTGTACTTGCGCGAGGACCGCACATGA
- a CDS encoding 2Fe-2S iron-sulfur cluster-binding protein: protein MSNINATENQQQAGSMSGDVQAVASVFVTTRDGQTHRLETQPGLSVMEIIRDAGISELLALCGGSCSCATCHVYVDPEFENRLSQISEDEDDLLDAASFRKQNSRLSCQIHFNDALEGLKVTIAPD from the coding sequence ATGTCAAACATAAATGCTACCGAGAATCAGCAGCAAGCTGGAAGCATGTCGGGTGACGTGCAGGCGGTTGCGTCCGTGTTCGTGACAACACGAGATGGGCAAACACATCGTCTGGAAACTCAACCTGGCCTTTCGGTAATGGAGATCATTCGCGATGCGGGTATCAGCGAGCTGCTTGCACTTTGCGGCGGCTCGTGTTCGTGTGCAACTTGTCATGTCTATGTCGATCCGGAGTTCGAGAATCGACTCAGTCAGATATCGGAGGATGAGGACGATTTGCTGGATGCGGCCAGTTTTCGAAAACAAAATTCACGTCTTTCATGCCAGATACACTTCAACGACGCGCTCGAAGGACTGAAGGTGACGATTGCACCGGACTAG
- a CDS encoding porin, with translation MKGYIALSLICISTGAAAQSSFTLWGRLDAGVQYLTNVAGQNGKRSNVWSADSGDAGASAWGMTGVEYIGNGYKVNFKLLDYFQVTNGVAWNPFWENAYVGISGPFGSFRLGQDDSIIKDGNYEFDPFSQQDIGLASLVRNANWPNFSNTISYYSPSFKGFDVAFQYSLNGVPGNFNSGRTAGVQLTYRLGGFSARTIYQEVRDANGKFSDLYAAQKQVFVGAMYNVNHFKVQATYTYMAAPDAPQNRPRYADYGWFGVTYSATGPFTAMAAVYHIHQRDGQGSATLLNLGSTYSLSKRTYLYATVGYLINGEHTNFSATAQPPDSPYNPPIGHNQLGFFTGIMHYF, from the coding sequence TTGAAGGGATACATCGCATTGAGCTTGATATGCATATCCACCGGTGCCGCTGCGCAAAGCAGCTTCACACTCTGGGGACGCTTGGACGCAGGCGTACAGTACCTGACGAACGTCGCTGGGCAAAATGGAAAACGATCCAATGTATGGAGCGCCGATAGCGGTGACGCTGGCGCCAGTGCATGGGGGATGACGGGAGTTGAATACATCGGCAATGGCTACAAGGTGAACTTCAAGTTGCTGGACTATTTTCAGGTTACCAACGGTGTGGCGTGGAATCCCTTCTGGGAAAATGCCTACGTCGGTATCTCAGGCCCATTTGGATCGTTCCGGCTCGGTCAAGACGATTCAATTATTAAAGACGGCAACTACGAATTCGATCCCTTCAGCCAGCAGGACATTGGACTTGCATCTCTGGTGAGAAACGCAAACTGGCCGAACTTCAGCAACACCATCAGCTACTACTCCCCCTCCTTCAAGGGCTTCGATGTAGCGTTCCAGTATTCATTGAACGGAGTGCCCGGGAACTTCAATAGCGGCAGGACAGCAGGTGTGCAGCTGACTTACCGGCTTGGAGGGTTCTCGGCGCGCACGATATATCAAGAGGTAAGGGACGCAAATGGCAAATTCAGCGACCTCTATGCTGCGCAGAAGCAGGTATTCGTTGGCGCCATGTATAACGTCAACCATTTCAAAGTGCAGGCAACTTACACTTATATGGCGGCGCCCGATGCACCTCAAAATCGACCACGCTACGCCGACTACGGCTGGTTTGGGGTAACGTACAGTGCGACGGGTCCATTTACTGCGATGGCAGCGGTTTACCATATTCATCAGCGCGATGGACAGGGCAGCGCGACCCTTTTGAACTTAGGCTCGACTTATTCCCTGTCCAAGAGGACATACCTGTACGCTACAGTCGGCTACCTGATCAACGGAGAACACACCAACTTTAGCGCAACGGCGCAACCACCAGACTCACCCTACAATCCGCCCATCGGACACAATCAGCTGGGATTTTTCACCGGCATCATGCACTACTTTTGA
- a CDS encoding LysR family transcriptional regulator gives MIDLRRVRYFVSAAEQLHFGRAAERMNVVQPAISQQIKRFEEELGSKLFERCGNEVRLTEVGQQMLPECRRLLEQADEAMRVARAVRTGMRGRISFAFVDNAVCSLLPPLIRSYRQRYPNVELRLQTLSREEQVAGLNDRRIDIGLLPGPVNCEGLESDTFVGGPLIAAVSRGHPLASQTSVPLKALQDEPFVLFPAGIKSRLLEIIIAACANAGFTPRVAQEAMHIHTVLALVDAGVGVTLVPPWVVREGVHDVSFVKLETSTPAYDLKFAWRTDSSNVALDGLRTIARTNCSPESLQASGSLSVIDQSQIVNLPYQSHELESSNDCPV, from the coding sequence ATGATTGATCTACGACGGGTACGCTACTTCGTCAGTGCGGCGGAACAACTACATTTCGGCCGCGCTGCCGAACGAATGAACGTGGTTCAGCCCGCAATTAGTCAGCAAATTAAACGATTTGAGGAGGAACTCGGCAGCAAGCTGTTCGAACGCTGCGGTAACGAAGTTCGGCTTACCGAGGTGGGTCAACAGATGTTGCCGGAGTGCCGGAGACTTCTTGAGCAGGCGGACGAGGCAATGCGCGTTGCCAGAGCCGTGCGAACCGGAATGCGCGGTCGCATCAGCTTTGCGTTTGTCGACAACGCCGTTTGCTCACTTCTTCCTCCGCTGATCCGGTCTTACAGGCAAAGATACCCGAATGTTGAACTGCGGCTACAGACGCTGAGCCGTGAAGAACAGGTTGCAGGTCTCAATGACCGCCGAATCGACATCGGCCTGTTACCGGGACCCGTCAATTGCGAGGGCCTCGAGAGTGACACGTTCGTTGGTGGTCCGCTGATCGCCGCCGTATCTCGCGGCCATCCGTTAGCGTCCCAAACCTCAGTTCCTCTTAAAGCGCTGCAAGACGAGCCTTTTGTTCTCTTCCCTGCAGGAATCAAATCCCGTCTGCTCGAAATAATCATCGCCGCCTGCGCCAATGCCGGATTCACCCCACGGGTGGCGCAGGAAGCAATGCACATCCACACAGTCCTTGCGTTGGTCGACGCCGGCGTCGGTGTCACTCTCGTTCCGCCTTGGGTGGTTCGAGAGGGTGTTCATGACGTGAGTTTCGTGAAGCTTGAAACATCCACACCCGCTTATGACCTCAAGTTCGCGTGGCGTACAGATTCCTCGAACGTTGCACTCGACGGATTGCGGACGATTGCACGGACGAACTGTTCGCCCGAATCGCTACAGGCGAGCGGATCACTATCCGTGATCGACCAATCACAAATCGTAAATTTACCTTATCAGTCGCACGAACTAGAGTCGTCGAACGACTGCCCTGTCTGA
- a CDS encoding NAD(P)/FAD-dependent oxidoreductase, translating to MSGHYNVLIVGTGHGGSQVAIALRNRGFNGSIAMIGEEVGYPYERPPLSKDYLAGEKSRERILIKPAQFWADRDVNLLTGNAVVSIDPELHTVTTSVGEILHYQTLIWAAGGHAHRLNCPGHDTAGIHSIRTREDVDRILQELDRTERIAVVGGGYIGLEAAATLRKLGKNVIVFEALDRVLARVTSETVSRFFEHEHRAQGVDLRLGTSVQEIQNVGGRVSGVRTNKGETIAAEMVIVGIGIRPSVDPLRNAGASVTNGVVVDEYGRSSLQDIFALGDCALHPNSFATDLTVRLESVQNANDMASTIAGFITGERQPYKSVPWFWSNQYDLRMQTVGLSTGHDHAIVRGSPEKRSFSVVYLKNRQVIALDCVNAVKDYAQGRALVQDRMVIDTVLLADSSITLKELAQKASPDAASLPSL from the coding sequence ATGTCAGGTCACTATAACGTACTTATCGTGGGAACCGGTCACGGTGGCTCCCAGGTCGCCATCGCCTTGCGGAACCGCGGCTTTAACGGAAGCATCGCAATGATCGGGGAAGAGGTTGGCTATCCCTACGAGCGCCCCCCTCTTTCGAAGGACTATCTCGCCGGCGAAAAATCGCGCGAGCGCATACTCATCAAGCCAGCTCAATTCTGGGCAGACCGCGACGTGAATCTGCTGACCGGTAACGCCGTAGTTTCGATTGATCCAGAACTGCACACGGTGACCACTTCGGTGGGAGAAATACTGCACTATCAGACGCTGATCTGGGCAGCCGGAGGTCATGCACACCGCCTGAACTGCCCCGGACACGACACCGCTGGAATTCACTCGATTCGCACCCGAGAAGATGTGGACCGGATACTCCAAGAACTGGACCGCACCGAGCGAATTGCTGTGGTGGGTGGCGGATACATCGGCTTGGAGGCCGCAGCAACATTGCGAAAGCTGGGGAAGAATGTCATAGTATTCGAAGCGCTCGATCGAGTCCTCGCGCGGGTTACGAGCGAGACCGTTTCGCGCTTCTTCGAACATGAGCACCGTGCTCAAGGCGTCGATCTGCGTCTCGGCACTTCTGTTCAGGAAATTCAAAACGTGGGCGGAAGAGTCAGCGGCGTACGCACCAACAAAGGAGAAACAATCGCCGCCGAAATGGTGATTGTAGGCATTGGCATCCGTCCTTCGGTCGATCCCCTACGAAATGCCGGTGCGTCCGTCACCAACGGCGTCGTCGTCGACGAATACGGACGCTCGTCATTGCAGGACATCTTTGCGCTCGGCGATTGTGCCTTGCATCCGAACAGCTTTGCGACTGACTTGACGGTTCGATTGGAATCGGTCCAGAACGCCAACGACATGGCTTCTACGATCGCCGGGTTCATCACAGGAGAACGGCAGCCTTACAAATCGGTACCGTGGTTCTGGTCGAATCAGTATGACTTGCGCATGCAAACGGTCGGCCTATCGACCGGACATGATCACGCGATCGTTCGTGGCAGCCCCGAAAAACGAAGTTTTTCTGTTGTCTACCTCAAGAACCGTCAAGTTATCGCGCTTGACTGCGTCAACGCTGTCAAAGACTATGCACAGGGACGCGCGCTAGTACAGGACCGCATGGTTATTGATACCGTACTGCTCGCTGACTCATCCATCACGCTCAAGGAACTCGCCCAAAAGGCATCTCCCGATGCAGCCAGCTTGCCATCCCTATGA
- a CDS encoding GMC family oxidoreductase has protein sequence MNKRELHDCEYLIIGGGSAGCVLASRLSEDPAVRVTLVEAGQDVEPVAVKDARFRTLNDSRFLWPDLSAEYSQNGIGPLPFGQAKILGGGSAINGMHAQRGLPEDYEEWSDFGVQGWGWADVLPYFKRLETDCDFDNEQHGKSGPLQLQRVPPDNWSGLTKAVATTYERRGISYIEDLNGQAGDGYGSVPINMVGRHRLSAAAAYLTPEVRKRDNLRIETGTAASRLLMDGPQVTGVIIGEGEQSRAIWSRETIVSSGALHSPALLLKSGIGPAEQLQAAGVPVAKNLAGVGSNLLNHPMLIVGAHLRSMGRQRNDVLPPCPIVVRYSSGLQGVASTDVVLNVWERTPNNLARDPLGRQVANLMFIINKVYSQGSVKLAPEGALDIRFNLLQDPRDLRRMVDGLSSLADLVQEPEVASLVNAAFLPAMTPLALLMMQDNWKAQALSIAGAAAFAAPGLPRKKAFEMAGTPISDVMRSGKQMIEDTVRMATLPGGHVSGTCRMGSPDDPEAVVDSNCRVIGVSGLRVVDASIFPTLMAAGTNLPVIMAAEKVADAIKREYRA, from the coding sequence ATGAATAAACGAGAGTTACACGATTGTGAATATCTGATTATTGGAGGCGGCTCAGCCGGTTGCGTCCTTGCAAGTCGTCTATCGGAAGATCCCGCCGTGCGCGTAACACTTGTCGAGGCTGGACAAGATGTCGAGCCTGTCGCTGTAAAGGATGCGCGTTTTCGCACACTGAACGACTCGCGTTTTCTCTGGCCAGATCTGAGCGCCGAGTATAGCCAGAACGGCATTGGACCATTGCCATTCGGCCAGGCAAAGATCTTGGGGGGTGGCTCCGCCATCAACGGCATGCACGCGCAACGTGGCTTGCCTGAGGACTATGAAGAGTGGAGCGACTTCGGCGTGCAAGGCTGGGGATGGGCGGACGTCTTGCCATACTTCAAACGGCTTGAGACCGACTGCGATTTTGATAACGAGCAACATGGTAAGTCCGGACCGCTACAACTCCAGCGCGTCCCCCCAGACAACTGGAGTGGCCTTACCAAGGCCGTCGCTACGACATACGAGCGACGCGGAATCAGCTATATCGAAGACTTGAATGGACAGGCAGGTGACGGCTACGGTTCCGTGCCAATCAATATGGTCGGCAGACATAGGCTTTCCGCGGCTGCTGCATATCTCACTCCTGAGGTACGCAAACGGGACAACTTGCGTATTGAGACAGGAACCGCCGCCTCTCGACTGCTTATGGATGGACCACAGGTTACCGGTGTAATCATCGGCGAAGGGGAACAATCCCGCGCGATCTGGTCCCGCGAAACAATCGTCAGCAGCGGTGCTCTGCATTCGCCCGCATTGCTGTTGAAGTCGGGTATTGGGCCCGCTGAGCAGTTACAAGCCGCCGGCGTCCCTGTGGCGAAAAACCTGGCTGGCGTCGGTTCCAATCTGCTGAATCATCCAATGCTGATCGTTGGCGCTCATCTACGGTCGATGGGACGTCAGCGAAACGATGTACTCCCGCCATGCCCTATCGTCGTCAGGTATTCGTCCGGATTACAAGGAGTAGCTTCAACCGACGTTGTTCTCAATGTATGGGAGCGCACACCAAACAACCTTGCACGGGACCCTCTCGGTCGTCAGGTGGCCAACCTGATGTTCATTATCAACAAGGTTTACTCCCAAGGCAGCGTCAAGCTCGCGCCCGAAGGCGCGCTCGACATTCGCTTTAACCTCCTTCAGGACCCTAGAGACCTCAGGCGCATGGTGGACGGCCTCTCTTCACTGGCCGACCTCGTCCAGGAGCCAGAAGTAGCTAGTCTAGTGAATGCTGCTTTCTTACCCGCGATGACGCCACTTGCGTTGCTGATGATGCAGGATAACTGGAAAGCACAGGCACTAAGCATCGCCGGCGCCGCGGCCTTTGCAGCTCCCGGCCTCCCTCGCAAGAAGGCATTCGAAATGGCAGGAACACCTATCTCAGACGTGATGCGCAGCGGAAAGCAAATGATTGAAGATACCGTGCGAATGGCTACGCTCCCGGGCGGCCATGTCTCTGGAACATGCCGCATGGGAAGTCCCGACGACCCTGAAGCAGTCGTCGACTCCAACTGTCGTGTGATCGGTGTAAGCGGCCTGCGGGTAGTCGATGCGTCAATTTTCCCCACGCTGATGGCAGCGGGAACCAATCTTCCAGTCATCATGGCCGCTGAAAAGGTCGCAGACGCAATCAAGCGGGAGTATCGAGCATGA
- a CDS encoding cytochrome P450 produces the protein MNSSVQTDGGAARCPFHSAFDPLEPAQIADPFPILAKMREESPVFYMEKYDLWVVTRREDVLAVYKDMVSFSNGNAHKPLSPKSQAVIDRVGEDWPLPVDGSLNAMDPPEHLPLKQLFMSVFHKALPGTDEWLDEKLNKLVDRFANDGEADLVPSFFWPTTVGAVAHLIGAADSETERFNEWAENWFELTGSTLLSPERAEACWMAFIDFEQWAYALLEARRRDPQHDLISKLIEAQRSGAAVTDRQIVTNMIGMVAAGTDTTANTIAQMIYTLLKNPDQLQRVREDPKLRPQMIEEVIRLRLPIRGVVRTMTKDVEMGGVTLPKGAKVYIHLGSANHDPAMFANPDAFDIDRNNAHKHVSFGAFNRACVGAPLARLEIAKALDIILDRLPGLRLADENEPLRYTESIIVPSLKSLRVRWDVPAKAV, from the coding sequence ATGAACAGCAGCGTACAAACAGATGGTGGTGCGGCACGGTGTCCGTTTCACTCCGCCTTCGACCCACTGGAACCAGCACAGATCGCTGACCCTTTCCCGATTCTGGCAAAGATGCGGGAGGAGTCACCCGTTTTTTATATGGAAAAGTATGATCTGTGGGTCGTTACACGTCGCGAAGATGTGCTTGCGGTGTACAAGGACATGGTCAGCTTCTCAAACGGTAACGCACACAAGCCTCTTTCGCCCAAGTCGCAAGCCGTAATCGACCGGGTCGGAGAGGACTGGCCATTGCCGGTCGACGGCAGCCTTAACGCCATGGACCCGCCGGAGCACCTCCCCCTCAAACAGCTTTTCATGAGCGTATTCCATAAGGCTCTTCCCGGAACGGACGAGTGGCTGGACGAAAAACTCAACAAGCTGGTCGATCGGTTCGCGAACGACGGAGAAGCGGACCTCGTGCCTTCATTCTTCTGGCCGACGACAGTTGGTGCGGTGGCGCACCTCATCGGGGCCGCCGACTCCGAAACCGAGCGGTTCAACGAATGGGCAGAGAACTGGTTTGAGCTGACGGGTTCGACTCTGCTGTCTCCGGAACGTGCGGAGGCTTGCTGGATGGCCTTTATCGATTTTGAACAATGGGCTTACGCGCTCCTCGAGGCGCGTCGACGCGACCCTCAGCATGACCTCATCTCCAAGCTGATCGAGGCGCAGCGCAGCGGAGCAGCCGTCACAGACCGACAGATCGTCACGAACATGATCGGCATGGTAGCGGCCGGGACTGACACGACGGCAAACACGATCGCGCAAATGATTTACACGCTTCTCAAGAACCCTGACCAGCTTCAGCGAGTTCGAGAAGATCCCAAATTGCGCCCTCAGATGATAGAAGAAGTCATCCGTCTCCGACTACCGATTCGGGGCGTCGTACGCACCATGACCAAAGACGTTGAAATGGGTGGGGTTACGTTGCCCAAAGGGGCAAAAGTCTACATCCATCTTGGCTCCGCAAACCACGACCCTGCCATGTTTGCGAACCCGGACGCGTTTGACATTGACAGGAACAATGCTCACAAACACGTTTCGTTTGGCGCGTTTAACCGTGCCTGTGTAGGCGCGCCTCTCGCACGTCTTGAGATCGCAAAAGCTCTCGATATCATCCTTGATCGATTGCCGGGGCTGCGCCTCGCCGATGAGAACGAGCCGTTGCGATACACAGAAAGCATCATTGTTCCTTCGTTGAAGAGTCTTCGCGTGCGCTGGGACGTACCCGCCAAAGCCGTATAG
- a CDS encoding LysR family transcriptional regulator, whose amino-acid sequence MDLQRIRYFVAAAEDLHFGRAAKRMNIVQSALSQQIKRFESELSIDLFYRNTHGVQLTEAGHFMLNECRILLEQADRTTRIAKDAIAGIRGRISMAFVDNAICTLLPPLIRDYRQTYPDVELCLQTMNRSEQVTALLDRRIDIGLVPGPVQIEDMDSEVFVSSPLVAVFPRGHALASRSSVRLEDLTDEAFVLFPSSIQSRLLEIIIATCAGAGFVPDVAQEANHLHTVLALVDAGVGVTLAPPWVAHARALDIVFVPVENYTPTYDLVFVRRHDSTNIALKRLWTAATTKQRVRTCGPDRNEITATRV is encoded by the coding sequence ATGGATTTGCAGCGGATCCGCTACTTCGTTGCGGCGGCAGAAGATCTGCACTTTGGTCGTGCCGCAAAGCGCATGAATATCGTTCAGTCAGCGCTCAGTCAACAGATCAAGCGATTCGAGAGTGAACTTTCGATTGACCTTTTCTATCGAAACACTCACGGGGTACAGCTCACCGAAGCAGGTCACTTCATGTTAAATGAGTGCCGCATTCTGCTTGAACAGGCCGACAGAACGACCCGTATCGCCAAGGACGCAATTGCCGGGATCCGTGGGCGGATCAGTATGGCTTTTGTGGATAACGCTATCTGCACCCTGCTTCCCCCTCTCATTCGCGACTATAGGCAAACGTATCCAGACGTCGAGCTTTGTTTGCAGACGATGAACCGCTCAGAGCAGGTGACGGCGCTCCTCGATAGACGGATCGACATCGGGCTCGTTCCTGGGCCGGTCCAAATCGAAGATATGGACAGTGAAGTCTTCGTTTCTTCGCCGCTCGTCGCTGTCTTTCCACGCGGACACGCTCTTGCGTCTCGCTCCTCGGTGAGACTCGAGGATCTAACAGATGAAGCGTTCGTCCTGTTTCCGAGCTCTATTCAATCCAGATTGCTTGAAATCATCATCGCGACTTGCGCTGGTGCCGGCTTTGTGCCCGACGTAGCTCAGGAAGCGAATCATCTCCATACTGTGCTTGCCCTCGTCGACGCGGGTGTGGGTGTAACCCTCGCTCCTCCATGGGTGGCACATGCACGTGCGTTAGATATCGTTTTTGTGCCTGTGGAAAATTACACTCCCACGTACGACTTGGTCTTTGTGAGGCGGCATGACAGCACCAACATCGCTCTGAAGCGTCTGTGGACCGCAGCAACTACGAAACAACGTGTCCGAACATGCGGACCTGATCGGAACGAGATCACTGCGACGCGCGTCTGA
- a CDS encoding cupin domain-containing protein: MTVSEFPKQDRHKSFYERISKDNLSPLWQRSHILSPNSPAPSVVPAHWDYDGVVRPHIFTAGDIVSADEAEGRVLILENPGLPGSGSVTQTLYAGFQLVLPGEVARAYHHSQSAVRFVIEGDIAYTTAGEERVEMNPGDFLLAPSWRWHEHGNETEPMVWLDGLDIPIASFFSGGFAESAKAISQEKLRPPCESAARYSNNMLPVDWKPDDRTSPILRYPYERSDETLRVMSRGGEPDACHGYKVRFINPTTGGAPTTTISAFVQRFPEKFETAMYQSTDSTVFTVVEGHGQTKIGSHRIKWKPRDVFVAPSWHPIVHRCEKEATLLSFSDRAAQEALGIWREARYLNRKLV; this comes from the coding sequence ATGACTGTTAGCGAGTTCCCAAAACAAGATCGGCACAAGTCATTCTATGAACGTATAAGTAAAGATAACTTATCTCCATTGTGGCAACGTTCTCATATCCTGTCCCCCAACTCACCTGCTCCATCCGTCGTTCCAGCTCACTGGGATTACGACGGTGTCGTTCGACCGCACATTTTCACTGCTGGTGACATTGTGTCAGCAGACGAAGCCGAGGGCCGCGTTCTCATTCTGGAAAATCCTGGGTTGCCGGGAAGTGGCTCAGTTACTCAAACGCTATACGCCGGCTTCCAGTTGGTTTTGCCAGGCGAAGTGGCTCGCGCATATCATCACTCACAGTCTGCCGTGCGCTTTGTCATCGAGGGAGATATCGCCTATACCACTGCGGGCGAAGAGCGGGTCGAAATGAATCCCGGTGATTTTTTGCTTGCGCCGAGCTGGCGCTGGCACGAACACGGGAATGAAACAGAGCCCATGGTTTGGCTCGATGGACTGGACATTCCTATCGCATCCTTCTTTAGCGGCGGGTTTGCTGAATCGGCAAAAGCAATATCGCAGGAGAAGCTGCGACCACCGTGCGAAAGCGCCGCACGATACTCAAATAACATGCTTCCAGTCGACTGGAAACCAGACGATCGAACTTCGCCGATTCTCCGTTACCCGTACGAGAGGAGCGACGAAACGCTGCGCGTGATGTCGCGTGGCGGTGAACCAGACGCCTGTCATGGATATAAGGTGCGCTTTATAAACCCCACCACCGGTGGTGCGCCGACGACCACAATCTCAGCATTCGTCCAACGGTTTCCGGAAAAATTCGAGACGGCTATGTATCAGTCGACCGATAGCACGGTCTTCACTGTCGTCGAAGGCCATGGCCAAACAAAGATTGGCAGCCACCGCATCAAGTGGAAGCCACGCGACGTATTTGTAGCGCCGAGTTGGCATCCGATAGTGCATCGATGCGAAAAGGAGGCCACGCTGCTCAGCTTCTCGGATCGGGCTGCTCAGGAAGCTTTGGGGATCTGGAGGGAAGCCCGCTACCTGAACCGGAAGCTTGTATAA